From one Nocardioides scoriae genomic stretch:
- a CDS encoding hydroxyacid-oxoacid transhydrogenase: MSAESIFTYGAPGLKFGEGASDEIGYDLSQYSVKRVLVVTDAGVAATGHPQRVADQMAQFGIEAAVFDGVHVEPTDASLEEAIAHARATGPWDAFVAVGGGSSIDTAKAVNLLTTNEGELMDYINAPVGQGRAPASPLKPLVAVPTTTGTGAESTTICVLDVLAQHVKTGISHPRLRPTLAVVDPALTRTQPAGVTSAAGMDILCHALESYTARDYRSYDRKQPDQRVPYCGSNPMSDMWSEKAMSLLSESFRTAVLHGDDDEARHQMAMAATFAGIGFGNAGVHIPHANAYPIAGRVRGFRPEGYPQDEAMVPHGMAVSLTAPEAFRWTFEASPERHLKAAELLAPGHSHDRGPDTLPAVLAELMRDITIPNGLAAVGYDKGDIDDLVEGTLKQQRLLATSPREVTEEDAAGILERSLELW, encoded by the coding sequence ATGAGCGCTGAGTCGATCTTCACCTACGGAGCACCCGGTCTGAAGTTCGGTGAGGGGGCCTCCGACGAGATCGGCTACGACCTCTCCCAGTACTCCGTGAAGCGGGTGCTGGTCGTCACCGACGCCGGCGTGGCCGCCACCGGCCATCCCCAGCGGGTCGCCGACCAGATGGCGCAGTTCGGCATCGAGGCCGCGGTCTTCGACGGCGTCCACGTGGAGCCGACCGACGCCAGCCTCGAGGAGGCGATCGCGCACGCCCGTGCGACCGGTCCCTGGGACGCCTTCGTCGCGGTCGGGGGCGGCTCCTCGATCGACACCGCCAAGGCGGTCAACCTGCTCACCACCAACGAGGGCGAGCTGATGGACTACATCAACGCCCCCGTCGGCCAGGGCCGCGCCCCGGCCTCGCCGCTCAAGCCCCTGGTCGCCGTGCCGACCACGACCGGCACCGGCGCGGAGTCGACCACCATCTGCGTCCTCGACGTGCTGGCCCAGCACGTCAAGACCGGCATCAGCCACCCGCGGCTGCGTCCCACCCTGGCCGTCGTCGACCCCGCCCTGACCCGCACCCAGCCGGCCGGGGTGACCTCCGCGGCCGGCATGGACATCCTGTGCCACGCGCTGGAGAGCTACACCGCCCGCGACTACCGCTCCTACGACCGCAAGCAGCCCGACCAGCGCGTGCCCTACTGCGGCTCCAACCCGATGTCGGACATGTGGTCGGAGAAGGCGATGTCGCTGCTCTCGGAGTCCTTCCGCACCGCCGTGCTGCACGGCGACGACGACGAGGCCCGCCACCAGATGGCGATGGCCGCCACCTTCGCCGGCATCGGCTTCGGCAACGCCGGCGTGCACATCCCGCACGCCAACGCCTACCCGATCGCCGGCCGCGTCAGGGGCTTCCGGCCCGAGGGCTACCCCCAGGACGAGGCGATGGTGCCGCACGGCATGGCCGTCTCGCTGACCGCGCCCGAGGCCTTCCGCTGGACCTTCGAGGCCTCGCCCGAGCGCCACCTCAAGGCCGCGGAGCTGCTCGCCCCCGGCCACTCGCACGACCGCGGCCCCGACACCCTGCCCGCCGTGCTCGCCGAGCTGATGCGCGACATCACCATCCCCAACGGCCTGGCCGCCGTCGGCTACGACAAGGGCGACATCGACGACCTCGTCGAGGGCACCCTCAAGCAGCAGCGGCTGCTCGCCACCTCCCCCCGCGAGGTCACCGAGGAGGACGCCGCCGGGATCCTGGAGCGCTCGCTCGAGCTCTGGTAG
- a CDS encoding lysophospholipid acyltransferase family protein, producing MSDPVYRLVNGVGRLALRALRLEVRWTGAEHLPTQGPVVLAATHGSFPDFVLLERVAVTRGRYVRFLTRHDVWHAPGVPFFMDAMRHVPVDRDAPAAAYLRARALLRAGEAVGGFPEAGISHSYTVRPLMRGLVALAQEVGVPLVPVALWGGQRLLGVGDPAPPPDWTRGRRVDLALGPALRVAPGDDLTERTHELGHVLTDLLEGLQRLPHHQPRPGQVAPWHPAHLGGHAPSRYRAVELETVPLHAVRPSWGPDLDAYGGPAGRTPPGPPAR from the coding sequence GTGTCCGACCCGGTGTACCGCCTCGTCAACGGGGTCGGCCGGCTCGCGCTGCGGGCGCTGCGCCTCGAGGTCCGGTGGACCGGTGCCGAGCACCTGCCGACGCAGGGGCCGGTGGTGCTCGCTGCCACCCACGGGTCGTTCCCCGACTTCGTGCTGCTCGAGCGGGTGGCGGTCACCCGAGGCCGCTACGTGCGGTTCCTGACCCGCCACGACGTCTGGCACGCGCCCGGCGTGCCGTTCTTCATGGACGCCATGCGCCACGTGCCGGTGGACCGCGACGCCCCGGCGGCGGCGTACCTGCGGGCCCGGGCGCTGCTGCGGGCCGGCGAGGCCGTCGGCGGGTTCCCCGAGGCGGGGATCTCGCACTCCTACACGGTGCGGCCGCTGATGCGCGGCCTGGTGGCGCTGGCCCAGGAGGTGGGGGTGCCGCTGGTGCCGGTCGCGCTGTGGGGCGGTCAGCGGCTGCTCGGCGTCGGGGACCCCGCCCCGCCACCGGACTGGACGCGCGGCCGGCGGGTCGACCTGGCCCTGGGGCCCGCGCTGCGCGTGGCACCCGGGGACGACCTGACCGAGCGCACCCACGAGCTCGGGCACGTGCTGACCGACCTGCTGGAGGGGCTGCAGCGACTGCCCCACCACCAGCCGCGGCCGGGCCAGGTCGCGCCGTGGCACCCCGCCCACCTCGGCGGCCACGCGCCCTCCCGCTACCGCGCGGTCGAGCTCGAGACCGTGCCGCTCCACGCGGTCAGGCCGAGCTGGGGTCCCGATCTCGACGCCTACGGCGGGCCCGCTGGAAGGACCCCACCGGGTCCACCAGCACGTTGA
- a CDS encoding acyltransferase family protein: MTSAAPAATGSRPTAPAPKVRDPWFDNAKMTLVVLVVIGHAWTLLPLFSGDQGSGTAKLVDGWAYHFLYAWHIPAFVIVTGYLSRSFEYTRARMTSLLTTVALPYVVFEGLLVWFRHEFGGVEFERIWANPHWPMWYLSALFFWRLATPVFTRLPAKVVVATAISLAAGLFATDTLDNARILGLLPFFVLGLKMHEGHWNLIRSRRARWYGFAVLLLMAVAARWAGDLLETEWFYYRTRYDALDPDNLRAFVIRMGMLLSGLVGAFAFFAVVPRTRTWFSAMGGATLVVYLYHGFVVLGAEFLGYKGWAADHWPVSLVLTTLAAVALALVLAWQPVSSRLNVLVDPVGSFQRARRRRRDRDPSSA; encoded by the coding sequence GTGACGAGCGCCGCCCCCGCCGCGACCGGGTCCCGCCCCACGGCCCCGGCCCCGAAGGTCCGAGACCCCTGGTTCGACAACGCCAAGATGACGCTGGTCGTCCTCGTCGTGATCGGCCACGCCTGGACGCTGCTGCCGCTGTTCTCCGGCGACCAGGGGTCGGGGACGGCCAAGCTGGTCGACGGCTGGGCCTACCACTTCCTCTACGCCTGGCACATCCCGGCGTTCGTCATCGTCACCGGCTACCTGTCGCGGTCGTTCGAGTACACCCGCGCCCGGATGACGTCGCTGCTCACCACGGTGGCGCTGCCGTACGTCGTGTTCGAGGGCCTGCTCGTGTGGTTCCGCCACGAGTTCGGCGGGGTGGAGTTCGAGCGGATCTGGGCCAACCCGCACTGGCCGATGTGGTACCTGTCCGCCCTCTTCTTCTGGCGCCTGGCGACGCCGGTCTTCACGCGTCTGCCGGCGAAGGTGGTGGTGGCGACCGCGATCAGCCTGGCCGCCGGGCTGTTCGCCACCGACACCCTCGACAACGCCCGCATCCTGGGGCTGCTGCCCTTCTTCGTGCTCGGCCTGAAGATGCACGAGGGCCACTGGAACCTGATCCGCAGCCGCCGCGCGCGCTGGTACGGCTTCGCCGTGCTGCTGCTGATGGCCGTGGCCGCCCGCTGGGCCGGCGACCTGCTGGAGACCGAGTGGTTCTACTACCGGACCCGCTACGACGCCCTCGACCCGGACAACCTGCGGGCCTTCGTGATCCGCATGGGGATGCTGCTCAGCGGCCTGGTCGGTGCCTTCGCGTTCTTCGCCGTGGTGCCGCGCACCAGGACGTGGTTCTCCGCGATGGGCGGGGCCACCCTGGTCGTCTACCTCTACCACGGCTTCGTGGTGCTGGGCGCTGAGTTCCTGGGCTACAAGGGCTGGGCGGCCGACCACTGGCCGGTGTCGCTGGTGCTGACCACGCTGGCCGCGGTCGCCCTGGCGCTGGTGCTGGCCTGGCAGCCGGTGTCCTCGCGCCTCAACGTGCTGGTGGACCCGGTGGGGTCCTTCCAGCGGGCCCGCCGTAGGCGTCGAGATCGGGACCCCAGCTCGGCCTGA
- a CDS encoding NUDIX hydrolase — translation MSEPSTPGSRSLPQRQRVAAYAVVLRDGELLLSRLAPYLSESPRWTLPGGGIDFGEHPRDAVVREVHEETGLDVTVSDEAWIDSARRHATVSDTDMHSVRIVYEGWVAPDAPEPRVVEVDGSTVDAAWHPLADVVSGRVETVPMVRWALDQHATARLQRVAAYALVVRTHDGADEVLLTRNSARGPHPGRWALPGGGVDHGEPPARTVARELREETGLDGEVGRLVGVHDEHFTGTAPSGREEDFHGVQLLFEVTATGDPEVRDTDGTTDAAAWVPVEQVRSGALEVAELVRTALDHRAR, via the coding sequence GTGTCAGAGCCGAGCACCCCGGGATCTCGCTCGCTGCCCCAGCGGCAGCGCGTCGCGGCGTACGCCGTGGTGCTGCGCGACGGGGAGCTGCTGCTGTCCCGGCTGGCGCCCTACCTGTCCGAGTCGCCGCGCTGGACGCTGCCCGGCGGCGGCATCGACTTCGGCGAGCACCCCCGCGACGCCGTCGTCCGCGAGGTCCACGAGGAGACCGGCCTCGACGTGACGGTCTCCGACGAGGCCTGGATCGACTCCGCCCGCCGGCACGCCACCGTGTCCGACACCGACATGCACTCGGTGCGGATCGTCTACGAGGGCTGGGTCGCGCCCGACGCCCCCGAGCCCCGCGTCGTCGAGGTCGACGGCTCCACCGTCGACGCCGCGTGGCACCCGCTCGCCGACGTGGTCTCGGGCCGGGTCGAGACGGTCCCGATGGTGCGCTGGGCGCTCGACCAGCACGCCACCGCGCGGCTGCAGCGGGTCGCGGCGTACGCCCTGGTGGTGCGGACCCACGACGGCGCCGACGAGGTGCTGCTCACCCGCAACTCGGCGCGCGGGCCCCACCCGGGCCGCTGGGCGCTGCCCGGCGGCGGCGTCGACCACGGCGAGCCGCCGGCTCGGACCGTGGCGCGCGAGCTGCGCGAGGAGACCGGTCTCGACGGCGAGGTCGGGCGGCTCGTCGGGGTGCACGACGAGCACTTCACCGGCACCGCCCCCTCCGGGCGCGAGGAGGACTTCCACGGCGTCCAGCTCCTCTTCGAGGTCACCGCGACCGGCGACCCCGAGGTCCGCGACACCGACGGCACCACCGACGCCGCGGCCTGGGTGCCGGTCGAGCAGGTGCGCTCCGGCGCCCTCGAGGTGGCCGAGCTCGTCCGCACGGCCCTGGACCACCGCGCTCGCTGA
- a CDS encoding geranylgeranyl reductase family protein, with product MSLAPVPAETDVLVVGAGPAGSAAAAWAARAGLDVVLADAAVFPRDKTCGDGLTPRAIGELERLGLGEWVRSHTVNHGLRAHGFGQTLLLPWPGGTLPAYGSAVARTELDDHLRTTAVKAGAHGLDGLRAVDVRLEAGRVTAVVFERSRGTEGAGERLEIRCRRLVVADGVRSPLGKLLGREWHRDTVYGVAARAYVDSTASDDPWISSHLELRGVDGEILSGYGWIFPLGDGQINIGVGTLATSKRPAEVALRPLMQFYTDERREEFGITGELRAPTSALLPMGGAVSRVAGPNWALVGDAAGCVNPLNGEGIDYGLEGGRLVVDLLVEGGDLETAWPDLLREHYGESFSIARRLAGLVTVPRVLPTFGPAGMRSDWLMTLALRWMGNLVTDEDRDRAARVWRWAGRRSVALDHRPPFS from the coding sequence GTGAGCCTCGCCCCCGTCCCCGCCGAGACCGACGTCCTGGTCGTGGGGGCCGGTCCCGCCGGCTCCGCGGCCGCCGCCTGGGCCGCGCGGGCGGGCCTCGACGTCGTCCTGGCCGACGCCGCCGTCTTCCCCCGCGACAAGACCTGCGGCGACGGGCTGACGCCCCGGGCCATCGGCGAGCTCGAGCGGCTGGGCCTCGGCGAGTGGGTGCGCTCGCACACCGTCAACCACGGCCTGCGGGCCCACGGGTTCGGGCAGACGCTGCTGCTGCCCTGGCCCGGCGGCACGCTGCCGGCGTACGGCTCGGCCGTGGCGCGCACCGAGCTCGACGACCACCTGCGCACGACCGCGGTCAAGGCGGGCGCCCACGGGCTCGACGGTCTCCGCGCCGTCGACGTGCGCCTCGAGGCCGGTCGCGTGACGGCCGTGGTCTTCGAGCGGTCCCGCGGGACCGAGGGCGCGGGGGAGCGGCTCGAGATCCGCTGCCGCCGCCTCGTGGTGGCCGACGGCGTGCGCTCGCCCCTGGGCAAGCTGCTCGGCCGCGAGTGGCACCGCGACACCGTCTACGGCGTCGCCGCGCGGGCGTACGTCGACTCGACCGCGAGCGACGACCCCTGGATCTCCAGCCACCTCGAGCTGCGCGGCGTGGACGGCGAGATCCTGTCCGGCTACGGCTGGATCTTCCCGCTCGGCGACGGGCAGATCAACATCGGCGTCGGCACGCTGGCGACCTCGAAGCGGCCCGCCGAGGTCGCGCTGCGCCCGCTGATGCAGTTCTACACCGACGAGCGCCGCGAGGAGTTCGGGATCACCGGCGAGCTGCGCGCCCCCACCTCGGCGCTGCTGCCGATGGGCGGGGCGGTGTCGCGGGTGGCCGGCCCCAACTGGGCGCTGGTCGGCGACGCCGCGGGCTGCGTGAACCCGCTCAACGGCGAGGGCATCGACTACGGCCTCGAGGGCGGCCGGCTCGTGGTCGACCTGCTCGTCGAGGGGGGCGACCTGGAGACGGCCTGGCCCGACCTGCTGCGCGAGCACTACGGCGAGTCGTTCTCGATCGCCCGGCGGCTGGCCGGGCTGGTGACGGTGCCGCGGGTGCTGCCGACCTTCGGCCCCGCCGGCATGCGGTCGGACTGGCTGATGACGCTCGCGCTGCGCTGGATGGGCAACCTCGTGACCGACGAGGACCGCGACCGGGCCGCGCGCGTGTGGCGCTGGGCGGGTCGACGCTCGGTCGCGCTGGACCACCGGCCGCCGTTCAGCTGA
- a CDS encoding DUF4232 domain-containing protein: MSTRTFLATGAAALTVAASALAGPLVGPASAATAPFCGPENLVTAYHATDAGAGHRYGRIVLRNTSDQTCRTHGYGGVAYVDDIGRQIGASATRTPGPDPVLVLEPGQKAVSVLDEVVAQNYPKATCHPRKVTSLQVIGPDWEVGRFVAHRTTGCASTKVHLLAHKPYTRP; encoded by the coding sequence ATGTCCACACGCACGTTCCTCGCCACCGGTGCCGCCGCCCTGACGGTCGCTGCCAGCGCGCTCGCGGGCCCGCTCGTCGGTCCCGCGTCGGCAGCCACGGCCCCGTTCTGCGGTCCCGAGAACCTCGTCACCGCCTACCACGCCACGGACGCCGGGGCGGGTCACCGCTACGGCCGGATCGTGCTGCGCAACACCTCCGACCAGACGTGCCGCACCCACGGCTACGGCGGGGTGGCGTACGTCGACGACATCGGTCGCCAGATCGGGGCGTCGGCCACGCGCACCCCTGGTCCCGACCCGGTCCTGGTCCTCGAGCCGGGCCAGAAGGCGGTCAGCGTGCTCGACGAGGTGGTCGCCCAGAACTACCCGAAGGCCACCTGCCACCCGAGGAAGGTGACCTCGCTGCAGGTCATCGGCCCGGACTGGGAGGTGGGCCGGTTCGTCGCGCACCGCACCACCGGCTGCGCGAGCACCAAGGTCCACCTGCTCGCGCACAAGCCCTACACGCGGCCCTGA
- a CDS encoding DNA-directed RNA polymerase subunit beta' — protein sequence MLDVNFFDQLKIGLATADEIRGWSHGEVKKPETINYRTLKPERDGLFCEKIFGPTRDWECYCGKYKRVRFKGIICERCGVEVTRSKVRRERMGHIELAAPVTHIWYFKGVPSRLGYLLDLAPKDLEKVIYFAAYMITSVDEDARHRDLSDLEGKIGLQRKSLENRRDVQIEERAQKLESDLAALEEEGAKADAKRKVKDGAEREMAAVRKRSDAELARLEEVWNTFKNLKVQDLMGDEMLYREMNNWFGTYFEGYMGATAIQKRLETFDIPAEVESLRDTIANGKGQKKVRALKRLKVVDAFRKTGNSPMGMVLDAVPVIPPDLRPMVQLDGGRFATSDLNDLYRRVINRNNRLKRLLDLGAPEIIVNNEKRMLQEAVDSLFDNGRRGRPVTGPGNRPLKSLSDMLKGKQGRFRQNLLGKRVDYSGRSVIVSGPQLKLHQCGLPKYMAIELFKPFVMKRLVDLSHAQNIKSAKRMVERAVRPEVWDVLEEVIAEHPVLLNRAPTLHRLGIQAFEPQLIEGKAIQIHPLVCSAFNADFDGDQMAVHLPLSAEAQAEARILMLSTNNILKPSDGRPVTMPTQDMIIGIFFLTRADEGAVGEGRAFSSIGEAIMALDKGEITIQSKVKIRLEGVVPPAGAQLPEGWSEGDSAVLDTTLGRALFNETLPANYEYVEFGVGKRELGRIVNNLAERYSKVEVAASLDALKDTGFRWATRSGVTVSIEDVVTPDSKAEILEKYDAKAAKVQQQAELGLITDDERRQELIEIWTQASNEVAKAMEANFDKKNPIYMMVDSGASGNMMQMRQVAAMRGLVANPKGDIIPRPIKANFREGLSVLEYFISTHGARKGLADTALRTADSGYLTRRLVDVSQDVIIREDDCGTERGMNKVIGVRLDDGVVVKDDNAETSAYARAAAVEITHPETGEVLAGAGEDLGDIKIEELVAAGIETVKVRSVLTCDARTGTCAKCYGRSLATGKLVDIGEAVGIIAAQSIGEPGTQLTMRTFHTGGVASADDITQGLPRVVELFEARQPKGKAPIAESAGRIEIEDTDKSRKVLLTPDDGSEVQEYPVSKRSRLLVGDGDHIEVGEQITQGTPDPQEVLRILGVRKAQEHLVAEVQRVYRSQGVSIHDKHIEIIVRQMLRRVTVIESGDTKLLPSDLVDRVRYEEENRRAVSEGSKPASGRPVLMGITKASLATESWLSAASFQETTRVLTDAAINGKSDSLLGLKENVIIGKLIPAGTGLERYRNIRVEPTEEARAAAYAVTGYDNYGDDYFGSTTGQTVALDDFDFGSYQN from the coding sequence GTGCTCGACGTAAATTTCTTCGACCAGCTCAAGATCGGCCTGGCCACCGCGGACGAGATCCGCGGATGGAGCCACGGCGAGGTCAAGAAGCCGGAAACCATCAACTACCGCACGCTCAAGCCCGAGCGTGACGGCCTGTTCTGCGAAAAGATCTTCGGTCCCACCCGGGACTGGGAGTGCTACTGCGGCAAGTACAAGCGCGTGCGCTTCAAGGGCATCATCTGCGAGCGCTGCGGCGTCGAGGTGACCCGTTCCAAGGTGCGTCGCGAGCGCATGGGCCACATCGAGCTCGCCGCACCGGTCACCCACATCTGGTACTTCAAGGGTGTCCCGAGCCGGCTCGGCTACCTGCTGGACCTGGCGCCGAAGGACCTCGAGAAGGTCATCTACTTCGCCGCCTACATGATCACCTCCGTCGACGAGGACGCTCGCCACCGCGACCTGTCCGACCTCGAGGGCAAGATCGGCCTGCAGCGCAAGAGCCTGGAGAACCGCCGCGACGTCCAGATCGAGGAGCGGGCCCAGAAGCTCGAGTCCGACCTGGCCGCGCTGGAGGAGGAGGGCGCCAAGGCCGACGCCAAGCGCAAGGTCAAGGACGGTGCCGAGCGCGAGATGGCGGCCGTGCGCAAGCGCTCCGACGCCGAGCTGGCGCGTCTCGAGGAGGTGTGGAACACCTTCAAGAACCTCAAGGTCCAGGACCTCATGGGCGACGAGATGCTCTACCGCGAGATGAACAACTGGTTCGGCACGTACTTCGAGGGCTACATGGGCGCCACGGCGATCCAGAAGCGCCTCGAGACCTTCGACATCCCCGCCGAGGTGGAGTCGCTGCGCGACACCATCGCCAACGGCAAGGGCCAGAAGAAGGTCCGTGCGCTCAAGCGCCTCAAGGTCGTCGACGCCTTCCGCAAGACCGGCAACAGCCCGATGGGCATGGTCCTGGACGCCGTCCCGGTCATCCCGCCGGACCTGCGCCCGATGGTGCAGCTCGACGGTGGCCGCTTCGCGACCTCCGACCTCAACGACCTGTACCGCCGCGTGATCAACCGCAACAACCGCCTCAAGCGGCTGCTCGACCTCGGTGCGCCCGAGATCATCGTCAACAACGAGAAGCGGATGCTCCAGGAGGCCGTCGACTCGCTGTTCGACAACGGCCGCCGTGGTCGTCCCGTCACCGGCCCGGGCAACCGGCCGCTGAAGTCGCTGTCCGACATGCTCAAGGGCAAGCAGGGTCGCTTCCGCCAGAACCTGCTCGGCAAGCGCGTCGACTACTCCGGTCGCTCGGTCATCGTCTCGGGCCCGCAGCTCAAGCTGCACCAGTGCGGTCTGCCCAAGTACATGGCGATCGAGCTGTTCAAGCCCTTCGTGATGAAGCGGCTGGTCGACCTCTCCCACGCGCAGAACATCAAGTCCGCCAAGCGGATGGTCGAGCGCGCCGTGCGTCCCGAGGTCTGGGACGTCCTGGAGGAGGTCATCGCCGAGCACCCGGTGCTGCTCAACCGTGCGCCCACGCTGCACCGCCTCGGCATCCAGGCCTTCGAGCCCCAGCTGATCGAGGGCAAGGCCATCCAGATCCACCCGCTCGTCTGCTCGGCCTTCAACGCCGACTTCGACGGTGACCAGATGGCCGTGCACCTGCCACTGTCCGCGGAGGCCCAGGCCGAGGCCCGGATCCTGATGCTGTCGACGAACAACATCCTCAAGCCGTCGGACGGTCGCCCCGTGACCATGCCGACCCAGGACATGATCATCGGCATCTTCTTCCTGACCCGGGCCGACGAGGGCGCGGTCGGCGAGGGCCGGGCGTTCTCCTCGATCGGCGAGGCGATCATGGCCCTCGACAAGGGCGAGATCACCATCCAGTCGAAGGTGAAGATCCGGCTCGAGGGCGTCGTGCCCCCGGCCGGTGCCCAGCTGCCCGAGGGCTGGAGCGAGGGCGACTCCGCCGTGCTCGACACCACCCTGGGTCGCGCGCTGTTCAACGAGACGCTCCCGGCCAACTACGAGTACGTCGAGTTCGGCGTCGGCAAGCGCGAGCTGGGCCGCATCGTGAACAACCTGGCCGAGCGCTACAGCAAGGTCGAGGTCGCCGCGTCGCTGGACGCCCTCAAGGACACCGGTTTCCGCTGGGCCACGCGCTCCGGCGTGACCGTCTCGATCGAGGACGTCGTCACCCCCGACTCCAAGGCCGAGATCCTGGAGAAGTACGACGCCAAGGCGGCCAAGGTGCAGCAGCAGGCCGAGCTGGGCCTGATCACCGACGACGAGCGTCGCCAGGAGCTCATCGAGATCTGGACGCAGGCCTCCAACGAGGTCGCGAAGGCCATGGAGGCCAACTTCGACAAGAAGAACCCGATCTACATGATGGTCGACTCGGGCGCCTCCGGAAACATGATGCAGATGCGTCAGGTGGCGGCCATGCGTGGTCTGGTGGCCAACCCCAAGGGCGACATCATCCCGCGTCCGATCAAGGCCAACTTCCGTGAGGGCCTCTCGGTCCTGGAGTACTTCATCTCCACCCACGGTGCCCGCAAGGGCCTGGCCGACACCGCGCTGCGCACCGCCGACTCGGGCTACCTGACCCGTCGTCTGGTGGACGTCTCGCAGGACGTGATCATCCGCGAGGACGACTGCGGCACCGAGCGCGGCATGAACAAGGTCATCGGTGTCCGTCTCGACGACGGCGTCGTGGTCAAGGACGACAACGCCGAGACCTCGGCGTACGCCCGGGCCGCGGCGGTCGAGATCACCCACCCCGAGACCGGGGAGGTGCTCGCCGGTGCCGGTGAGGACCTGGGTGACATCAAGATCGAGGAGCTGGTCGCGGCCGGCATCGAGACGGTCAAGGTCCGCTCCGTGCTGACCTGCGACGCCCGCACCGGCACGTGTGCCAAGTGCTACGGCCGCTCGCTGGCCACCGGCAAGCTGGTCGACATCGGCGAGGCGGTCGGCATCATCGCCGCCCAGTCCATCGGCGAGCCCGGCACGCAGCTGACGATGCGCACCTTCCACACCGGTGGTGTGGCCTCCGCGGACGACATCACGCAGGGCCTGCCCCGCGTGGTCGAGCTCTTCGAGGCCCGTCAGCCCAAGGGCAAGGCGCCCATCGCCGAGTCCGCCGGCCGCATCGAGATCGAGGACACCGACAAGTCCCGCAAGGTGCTGCTGACCCCCGACGACGGCTCGGAGGTCCAGGAGTACCCCGTCAGCAAGCGCTCGCGCCTGCTGGTCGGCGACGGTGACCACATCGAGGTCGGCGAGCAGATCACGCAGGGCACGCCGGACCCCCAGGAGGTCCTGCGCATCCTGGGTGTCCGCAAGGCCCAGGAGCACCTGGTGGCCGAGGTCCAGCGGGTGTACCGCAGCCAGGGCGTGTCGATCCACGACAAGCACATCGAGATCATCGTCCGGCAGATGCTGCGCCGCGTCACGGTGATCGAGTCCGGCGACACCAAGCTGCTCCCGTCCGACCTCGTCGACCGGGTGCGCTACGAGGAGGAGAACCGCCGCGCGGTCTCCGAGGGCTCCAAGCCCGCCTCGGGTCGTCCGGTGCTGATGGGCATCACCAAGGCCTCGCTGGCGACCGAGTCGTGGCTCTCGGCGGCCTCCTTCCAGGAGACCACCCGGGTGCTCACCGACGCCGCCATCAACGGCAAGTCGGACTCGCTGCTGGGTCTGAAGGAGAACGTCATCATCGGCAAGCTGATCCCGGCGGGCACCGGCCTCGAGCGGTACCGCAACATCCGGGTGGAGCCGACCGAGGAGGCGCGCGCCGCGGCGTACGCCGTCACGGGCTACGACAACTACGGTGACGACTACTTCGGTAGCACCACCGGTCAGACCGTGGCGCTGGACGACTTCGACTTCGGGTCCTACCAGAACTGA